The nucleotide window CCGATCCGATCTGGAACAGGCTGTCCGGCGTCGCCGCCACCCCGGTGTTCCGGTTCAGCACGCCGCTGGCCGCAACCGCGCGCTCGCCGCCGCGCGCGACCCCGACCGCCGCGCCGGGGATGTCGTGCCGGCGCAGCGCCGCGTCCAACAGGTCCTGTAGCTCCGGCACCAGCCCCATGAACCCTCCGCCCGCCGAGTTTGACGCGATTGTGCCGCACCTCCGATCGGCCCGACGGACCCCGGCCCCGGGGGCGCTGACCCGCTGCGCCCGGTACGGCGCTCAGGCGAAGTCGGGCGCCACCCGGGACCACGGACGCAGCTGCTCGAGCTGAGCGGCCACCGACAGCAGCTGAGCTTCGCCGCCGGTCCTGGCCACCAGCTGGACGGCCAGAGGCTGGCCCTGCGGGTCGGTACCGGCCGGCACGCTCATCGCGGGCCACCCGGCCAGGTTCCACGGCGCCGCGAACGGCGCGTACTGGCTGTTGGACCAGACGTTGGCGAACCAGCTCCGCGACGCCCAGGCCACGGCCTCGACCGGGGCCCGGGCCAGGGCGGGCGTGATCAGGACGTCGTGAGAGTCGAAGAAACGCTCGGCGCGTTCCTGCCACGAGCGCCGGCCCTTCTCGTGCGGCAGCCTCGCCCGGAGCGCCAGCCGCCCGATGCCGGCGTGCCGGGAGGTGCGGCGCGCCAGCTGCGAGCGGTCGGGCAGGAGGCGGGCGTCGAGTTCGGTGCCGGCCGTCCAGCGCACGAGTTCCGACACCCCGATCGTGCGGCCGTAGGGCGGGTCGGCAGGGTCGACGGTGTGCCCGGCGTCCCGGAGCAGCTCCGCCGAGCGACGGGTGGCGTCTTCCCAGTG belongs to Mycobacteriales bacterium and includes:
- a CDS encoding amidase family protein codes for the protein GIKAGLGVVPAELGNGSWFDMAENGPLATTVADCALTLSVLAGRPELATILAPPALRIAWSTVVPMEGVRLDPHWEDATRRSAELLRDAGHTVDPADPPYGRTIGVSELVRWTAGTELDARLLPDRSQLARRTSRHAGIGRLALRARLPHEKGRRSWQERAERFFDSHDVLITPALARAPVEAVAWASRSWFANVWSNSQYAPFAAPWNLAGWPAMSVPAGTDPQGQPLAVQLVARTGGEAQLLSVAAQLEQLRPWSRVAPDFA